The Halomonas sp. KG2 genome contains a region encoding:
- the ribF gene encoding bifunctional riboflavin kinase/FAD synthetase: MHVIRGLHNLTAAHRGCVATIGNFDGVHRGHQAILQQCREHAARLKVPLTVVVFEPQPREFFAGDQAPPRLTRLREKVRLLRDHGAEQVLCLPFNDALRSLTGREFIDQVLIEGLGVKHLVVGDDFRFGCDRRGDFTLLETVGQVEGFGVEHTRTFKVDDERVSSSRVRTLLASGNFEVAARLLGRSYSLHGRVVRDQQLGRTIGVPTANLPLLPQPLTLRGVFAVVAELANGQRYPAVANVGFRPTVGSKRPTLEVHLLDFSGDLYGQRLTVYPCARLRGEVKFDDFDALKTQIEHDQARARRYFAAAGAGCMNSLPLASAPLGRETASSDFSSADNAADANDG; the protein is encoded by the coding sequence ATGCACGTCATTCGAGGTCTGCACAATCTGACAGCGGCTCATCGGGGCTGCGTTGCTACCATCGGTAATTTTGATGGTGTGCATCGCGGCCATCAGGCGATCCTGCAGCAGTGCCGTGAGCATGCGGCGCGCTTGAAGGTGCCGTTGACCGTGGTGGTGTTTGAGCCTCAGCCGCGGGAGTTTTTTGCCGGTGATCAAGCGCCGCCGCGGCTTACCCGTCTGCGTGAAAAAGTTCGCTTGCTGCGTGATCATGGTGCCGAACAGGTGCTGTGCCTGCCTTTCAATGATGCCTTGCGCAGCCTGACCGGGCGCGAGTTTATCGATCAAGTGCTCATTGAGGGCTTGGGGGTGAAGCATCTGGTGGTGGGCGACGACTTCCGCTTTGGTTGCGACCGCCGTGGCGATTTCACCTTGCTTGAAACTGTCGGGCAGGTGGAAGGATTTGGTGTCGAACACACGCGTACCTTTAAAGTTGATGACGAACGGGTATCCAGTTCGCGCGTACGTACCTTGCTGGCCAGCGGTAACTTTGAGGTCGCTGCACGCCTGCTTGGCAGGTCGTATTCGCTGCATGGCCGTGTGGTACGCGACCAGCAGCTAGGGCGCACCATTGGTGTGCCCACCGCTAACCTGCCGCTGTTGCCTCAGCCATTAACGCTGCGCGGCGTGTTTGCTGTGGTGGCCGAGCTGGCTAATGGTCAGCGTTATCCCGCCGTGGCGAATGTTGGCTTTCGGCCAACGGTGGGATCTAAACGCCCCACGCTGGAAGTTCATCTGTTGGATTTTTCAGGCGACCTCTATGGTCAGCGACTGACGGTTTACCCCTGCGCGCGTTTGCGTGGGGAAGTGAAGTTTGATGACTTTGATGCGCTAAAAACGCAAATTGAACACGATCAAGCCAGAGCGCGCCGCTACTTTGCAGCAGCGGGTGCTGGCTGCATGAATTCTCTTCCGCTGGCCTCGGCCCCGCTTGGGCGTGAGACCGCTTCTTCTGATTTCTCTTCGGCGGATAACGCCGCCGATGCTAACGACGGCTGA
- the murJ gene encoding murein biosynthesis integral membrane protein MurJ has product MTANTPPQANMSPPRRGLMRSGLVVSAMTMLSRVMGLVRDVVVATFLGAGNGSDAFFVAFKIPNFLRRLFAEGAFNQAFVPVLSEYSTQRSKQEIRELLNAVAGSLTAILALITALAMLGAPWLVWVFAPGFGRDPEKLAMTADMLRLTFPYLLLISLTAFSGSVLNTWNRFAVPAFTPVLLNISLIGAALLLMPLMEEPAMALAWGVLIAGAAQLAFQVPFLLRLGLLPTPWPNFAHEGVKRILKLMAPALFGVSVSQINLLLDTVLASLLTAGSVSWLYYSDRLVELPLGVFGVAIGTIILPALSKRHAEQSTEHFSAMLDWAIRVVLLLGVPAALALAVLAEPFLITLFHYGAMTDTDIQMAAMSLRAYAFGLVAFMLIKVLAPGFFARQDTKTPVKVGIIAMVANMVFNLLLIWPLAHAGLALATALSAFLNAGLLGYLLYRQKVLIFQPGWGRYAVQLVGGSALMSIALYLAAPDWQEWLDFELWQRIRWVAGLVVLGGGLYFAWLTAFGLRLRHFKMNS; this is encoded by the coding sequence ATGACCGCCAACACGCCACCGCAAGCAAATATGTCGCCCCCGCGCCGCGGGTTGATGCGCTCTGGGTTAGTGGTCAGTGCCATGACCATGTTGTCGCGTGTGATGGGGTTGGTGCGCGATGTGGTGGTTGCCACCTTCTTGGGGGCAGGCAACGGCTCGGATGCGTTCTTCGTTGCGTTTAAAATCCCTAACTTTCTGCGCCGTTTGTTTGCCGAAGGGGCGTTTAACCAAGCCTTTGTGCCGGTGCTTTCAGAGTACTCAACCCAGCGCAGTAAGCAGGAAATTCGCGAGCTACTGAATGCGGTAGCGGGCAGTCTGACGGCTATTTTGGCGCTAATAACAGCGTTGGCGATGCTGGGCGCTCCGTGGTTGGTGTGGGTATTTGCCCCCGGCTTTGGGCGCGACCCCGAAAAGCTGGCCATGACAGCCGACATGCTACGTCTGACGTTTCCCTATTTGCTACTGATTTCGTTAACCGCTTTTTCGGGAAGCGTGCTGAATACCTGGAACCGCTTTGCGGTGCCCGCGTTCACCCCCGTGCTGCTGAATATTTCGCTGATTGGCGCGGCGCTACTGTTAATGCCGTTAATGGAAGAACCCGCCATGGCGCTGGCCTGGGGAGTGTTGATTGCGGGTGCTGCCCAGTTAGCATTTCAGGTGCCGTTTTTGCTGCGCCTTGGGTTGTTGCCGACCCCGTGGCCAAATTTTGCCCACGAAGGCGTGAAGCGCATCCTGAAGCTCATGGCTCCCGCGCTGTTTGGCGTATCGGTATCGCAAATTAACTTGCTGCTGGATACGGTACTGGCCTCGTTGTTAACGGCGGGCAGTGTGTCTTGGCTGTACTATTCGGATAGGTTGGTCGAACTTCCGCTTGGGGTCTTCGGTGTGGCGATTGGCACGATTATTCTGCCGGCGCTTTCGAAGCGTCATGCGGAGCAGTCCACCGAACACTTTTCAGCGATGCTAGACTGGGCCATTCGCGTCGTGCTGCTGTTGGGAGTGCCCGCTGCGCTGGCACTGGCCGTGCTGGCAGAACCGTTTTTGATTACCTTGTTCCACTACGGGGCAATGACCGATACCGATATTCAAATGGCCGCCATGAGCCTACGCGCTTACGCCTTTGGATTGGTGGCGTTTATGCTGATCAAGGTGTTAGCACCGGGCTTCTTTGCCCGCCAGGATACGAAAACACCGGTCAAAGTGGGCATTATCGCCATGGTGGCTAACATGGTGTTTAACCTGCTGTTAATTTGGCCGCTTGCTCACGCAGGCTTGGCATTGGCAACCGCGCTGTCGGCATTTTTAAACGCTGGGCTGCTGGGGTATCTGCTCTATCGCCAGAAGGTGTTGATCTTTCAGCCGGGGTGGGGGCGCTACGCAGTCCAACTGGTGGGCGGTAGCGCGTTGATGAGTATTGCGCTTTACCTGGCTGCCCCCGACTGGCAGGAGTGGCTTGATTTTGAACTGTGGCAGCGTATTCGCTGGGTAGCAGGGTTAGTGGTGCTGGGTGGTGGGCTTTATTTTGCCTGGCTGACCGCGTTTGGCCTGCGGCTGCGTCACTTTAAGATGAATAGCTAA
- the rpsT gene encoding 30S ribosomal protein S20: MANSKQARKRARQAETRRVLKASQRSMVRTYIKRVIKAISTGDHGKAMEEFRAMQPVVDRIADKDVLSKKKAARLKSRLNKRIKALAA; this comes from the coding sequence GTGGCGAACAGCAAGCAAGCACGCAAGCGCGCCCGCCAGGCCGAGACTCGTCGCGTCCTGAAAGCCAGCCAGCGCAGCATGGTCCGCACCTACATCAAGCGTGTGATCAAAGCGATCAGCACCGGCGATCATGGCAAAGCGATGGAAGAGTTCCGGGCAATGCAGCCGGTTGTCGACCGCATCGCTGATAAAGACGTTCTTTCTAAGAAGAAAGCTGCACGTCTGAAAAGCCGCTTGAACAAGCGCATTAAGGCTCTGGCGGCGTAA
- a CDS encoding amino acid ABC transporter ATP-binding protein has product MITLESVSKRFGQQPVFTDVDLHLEQGEIIVIIGPSGTGKSTLLRCINFLERPEAGHITVGDLRVDARRASRADILALRRRTAFVFQNYGLFANKTALENISEGMIVVDKLPKAQAHARAREILERIGLADKADAYPASLSGGQQQRVGIGRAMAANADVILFDEPTSSLDPQWVEEVLSLMKQLAAEQQTMIVVTHEMQFARDVADRVVFMDEGQIVEQGPPEALFTNPQDERTRRFLRKILAPTGQVLP; this is encoded by the coding sequence ATGATCACCCTCGAATCTGTCAGTAAGCGTTTTGGCCAGCAGCCAGTATTTACCGACGTTGATTTGCACCTGGAACAGGGTGAAATCATCGTCATTATTGGCCCCTCGGGTACTGGTAAATCAACCCTGCTGCGCTGTATTAACTTTCTAGAACGCCCAGAAGCGGGACACATCACGGTAGGCGATTTAAGAGTCGATGCCCGGCGTGCTAGTCGTGCCGATATTCTGGCGCTACGCCGACGAACCGCTTTCGTATTTCAGAACTATGGGCTGTTTGCTAACAAGACGGCGTTAGAAAATATCAGCGAAGGCATGATTGTCGTAGATAAGCTGCCTAAGGCTCAGGCGCACGCTCGGGCAAGGGAGATTTTAGAGCGCATTGGCTTGGCCGATAAGGCAGATGCTTATCCAGCATCACTTTCCGGTGGCCAACAGCAGCGGGTAGGCATTGGGCGTGCGATGGCCGCGAATGCCGATGTGATCCTATTTGACGAGCCAACCTCATCGCTGGATCCGCAATGGGTGGAAGAGGTGCTGAGCTTAATGAAACAGCTCGCCGCCGAGCAGCAAACCATGATTGTGGTGACCCACGAAATGCAGTTCGCCAGAGACGTCGCCGACCGGGTGGTGTTTATGGATGAAGGGCAAATTGTCGAGCAAGGGCCGCCCGAAGCGCTGTTCACCAATCCTCAAGATGAGCGGACGCGGCGTTTTCTGCGCAAAATTCTGGCGCCAACGGGGCAGGTATTGCCATAA
- a CDS encoding amino acid ABC transporter permease, with protein sequence MLNVEYMWDLLPVLLSYLPLTLQMASIAMLFALIIACLLAVIRVSRVPVLNGAALLFISFFRGTPLLVQLFLFYYGLPQLINALISINGVTAAVLGLTLHFSAYMAESIRAAIVGIDRSQTEAALSIGMTQSQLMRRIILPQATRVATPTLMNYFIDMIKATSLAFTLGVTEMMGATQKEASGSFLYLEAFLLVAIIYWVVVEALSWGQRRLETYLNKAYQR encoded by the coding sequence ATGCTGAATGTGGAGTATATGTGGGACCTGTTGCCGGTCCTACTGAGCTATTTACCGTTAACGCTGCAAATGGCGAGCATCGCCATGCTGTTTGCGCTGATCATTGCCTGCCTGTTGGCGGTCATTCGGGTATCGCGAGTGCCGGTGTTGAACGGCGCGGCGCTGCTGTTTATCTCGTTTTTTCGCGGAACGCCGCTGTTAGTACAGCTATTTTTGTTTTATTACGGCTTGCCTCAGTTGATTAACGCGCTGATTTCCATCAACGGAGTGACTGCTGCGGTGCTTGGCTTAACGCTGCACTTTTCGGCCTACATGGCGGAATCCATTCGCGCGGCAATTGTCGGTATTGACCGTAGCCAAACTGAAGCGGCGCTGTCCATCGGCATGACCCAGTCTCAATTGATGCGGCGGATTATTCTGCCTCAAGCCACCCGCGTGGCAACGCCAACGCTGATGAACTACTTCATCGATATGATTAAAGCGACTTCCCTGGCGTTTACCCTGGGTGTCACCGAAATGATGGGCGCTACCCAAAAAGAGGCTTCTGGAAGCTTTCTCTATCTGGAAGCATTTCTGCTGGTGGCGATTATTTACTGGGTGGTGGTGGAAGCGCTTTCCTGGGGCCAGCGCCGTCTGGAAACGTATCTGAATAAGGCGTACCAGCGATGA
- a CDS encoding amino acid ABC transporter substrate-binding protein produces the protein MANVSRWKKAVAVLSLSVVGGVLSAAAYADTLRVGMSGGYFPFTYVERDELKGFEVDVMNAVGDVTGDEIEFVTASFSGLAGMLESGRIDTIANQITITDERKAKYAFTAPYVYDGAQVVVRAGNDTIQGVEDLSGKSVAVNLGSNYEQLLREQPNADEIDIRTYESNVEQDVALGRIDAFVMDRVSASQVISERGLPLALAGQPFTIIENALPFRDDEEGRAQRDRVDAALEELRENGTLGEISQKWFDTDITQP, from the coding sequence ATGGCGAATGTGAGCCGTTGGAAAAAAGCCGTTGCCGTTCTTTCGCTTAGCGTTGTGGGTGGTGTGCTGTCTGCCGCTGCTTACGCGGATACGCTGCGCGTCGGCATGTCTGGGGGGTATTTCCCCTTTACATACGTTGAGCGTGATGAGCTTAAAGGCTTTGAAGTGGATGTCATGAACGCCGTTGGTGATGTGACTGGCGATGAGATTGAATTCGTGACAGCGAGTTTCTCTGGCTTGGCGGGCATGTTGGAATCGGGGCGCATTGATACCATTGCTAACCAAATTACCATCACCGATGAGCGCAAAGCGAAGTACGCCTTCACCGCACCGTATGTTTACGATGGTGCCCAGGTCGTTGTGCGGGCAGGTAATGACACTATTCAAGGTGTTGAAGATTTATCCGGCAAAAGCGTTGCGGTCAATCTAGGCTCTAACTATGAGCAGCTGCTGCGTGAACAGCCTAATGCTGATGAGATCGATATCCGTACCTACGAATCCAACGTCGAGCAGGATGTGGCGCTTGGCCGTATCGATGCATTTGTGATGGATCGCGTTAGCGCCAGCCAAGTGATCAGCGAGCGCGGCTTGCCGCTTGCATTGGCCGGCCAGCCGTTCACCATCATAGAAAACGCGCTGCCGTTTCGTGATGATGAAGAGGGCCGTGCGCAGCGTGACCGCGTAGATGCCGCCCTGGAAGAGCTGCGTGAAAACGGTACATTAGGTGAAATATCGCAAAAATGGTTCGATACTGATATCACCCAGCCATAA